In the genome of Segnochrobactrum spirostomi, the window GAGGTCTTCGTCGCCCTTGCTGAAGCCCCACGGGATCGACAGGCTCGCGATCGCTGCGCCGTGGAACGAGACCGGCTGATGCACCGCCAGCACTTCGGTGCTCACCCGGTAGGGATTGATGTTCGGGTTCGATCCCGGGCGATCGAGCGATTCCAGCGTGGATTGCCAGGCGTGCCATCCCGTCATGTAGAGCTTGCGGGCGGGCTCGAAGCCGTCGCCGAGGGAGGCGAGCACGCGGTGCGCCGCCTCTTCCGGCCGCGAGGCGAAGCCGACGGCGACCAGGAACGGCTTGTCGCCGGCGGCCGCGAGGTCGAACTCGCCGGTCAGCGCGACGTTGCCGTTCGCGGCTCGGGCATAGGGGATCAAAGTTCCGGTGTGCTTGAGCTGCTGCCAGCCGTCCGAGGCGCCGACGAAGCCGGCAGACGCCGTTCGCCACGGCACCGACGCGGCGATGGCGAGCGAGGTGCCGCCTTTGCCGGACGCGAACAGCATCCGGGTGCCCTTGTATTCGTCGATCCACGCGGTGTTGTCGGCGCCGGCATTGACGAGGTGGGGGGCGAGCAGGCCGTAGAGGCGATAATCCGAGGGGGCGCCCTGGAGCGCCTCGAAACTGATCGCCTGGAGAAGCACGTCGCGGCGCGGATCGGTCAGCACCACTTTGGTGATGCGGTAGCGGTCGTCGATCGCGGTGTTGGTGATCCAGAAGGCCGGAACGCCGTCGGCGAGCCGCCGTAGGCGGTGCCGGGTGTCTCGCTTCTCCTCGGAGAAATAGCCGTCGGGGCCCGTGACGATCATCCCGAAATCGCGGGTGCAGGCGGTATCGACCCGCGGATAATAGATCTCGTTGAGGATGCCGTGGCTCATGGTGAACCAGACCCGGCTCGAGGCGTCGAGGGCGGTTCCGACGCCACTCTTGGCGCTCGAGGTCCAGCGCCCGCTGAGGCCCGGCGCACCCGGGGCTTCGGCGATGATGCCATCCTGCATGAGCCGTCTCCGATCCATCTCCGCCCGCATCCGCTGCGGGTCCGATCCTTTTGGAAAGGCACCATAACGATTGAAGCTTGTCACGGACAGGTCATTGCATCGGAATAGCTTTCGGTTCTCAATCAGGCCATGGTGCCGACGAATGGGAGCGCCCGGGTCGCGGCGCGAACCGATGCGGCGGGTGAAACGCCCGTCCATTTCCACCGAAGAGAGGAGACGAGGCCATGCAGCTCGGCGTGATCGGACTAGGGCGAATGGGGGGCAACATCGCGCGGCGCCTCATGAAGGCGGGCCATAGCTGCGTGGTGTTCGACCAGAACCCGGCCGCCGTTACGGATCTCGCGTCGGCCGGTGCCGTCGGCGCCGCCAACCTCGGCGATCTCGTCGCGAAGCTCGACGCGCCGCGCGCGGTGTGGGTGATGTTGCCGGCCGGCGAGATCACCGAATCCACCATCGCCGCGCTCGCCGCGGTGCTGTCGCCGGGCGACACCATCATCGATGGCGGCAACACCTTCTATAAGGACGACATCCGTCGCGCCGCGAGCCTGCGCGAGAAGTCGCTCCATTATATCGACGTCGGCACCTCCGGCGGCGTGTGGGGCCTCGATCGCGGCTACTGCATGATGATCGGCGGCGACAAGGAGACGGTCGATCGTCTCGATCCGATCTTCGACACGCTGGCGCCGGGCATCGGCGACATTCCGCGCACCCCGGGTCGCGAGACGTTCGACAGCCGTGCCGAGCGCGGCTACATCCACGCCGGCCCCGCCGGCTCCGGCCACTTCGTGAAGATGGTCCACAACGGCATCGAGTACGGCCTGATGCAGGCCTATGCCGAGGGCTTCGACATCCTGCAGAACAAGGATTCGACGGAGCTGCCGGAGAACGAGCGCTTCACGTTCAACCTGGCCGACATCGCCGAGGTGTGGCGCCGCGGCAGTGTGGTGTCGTCCTGGCTGCTCGACCTCAGCGCCATGGCGCTCGCGGAGAATCCGAGCCTGTCGAACTTCACCGGCTCGGTGGCGGATTCGGGCGAGGGGCGCTGGACCGTCAACGCGGCGGTCGAGGAGGCCGTTTCGGCCGAGGTGCTCACCGCTGCTCTGTTCGCCCGCTTCCGCTCGCGCCAGCAGCACACCTTCGGCGAGCGCATGCTCTCGGCGATGCGCTTCAAGTTCGGCGGCCACATCGAGCAGCACGGCAACTGATCGGCGCGCCAGCCGCCCGGATCGGCCTGCGACAACAGAAAACCCCCGGGGCTGCGGCCCCGGGGGTTTTTGTTTGGCCGCTGTGATGTCCGTCAGCGGGCGGCGGCGAGGGACCCGCGGCCGAGGCTGCGCAGGCTGCGGCCCGAGCGCAGGTGGTCCTCGATGGCCTCGAGGGTAAGGCCCTTGGTCTCCGGCACCATGCGCACGGCGAAGATGAAGCCGATGACGCAGATGAGGGCGTAGATCGTGAACACGCCGGCGAGCCCGATGGCCGCGACGAGGACCGGGAAGGACAGCACGATCAGGAAGTTGAAGCCCCAGTTCGAGAGCGAGGCGATGCTCATGCCGAGGCCGCGGACGTGGAGCGGGAAGATCTCCGACATCACCACGAAAGGCAGCGGGCCGAGGCTCACCGCGAAGGAGGCGATGTAAAGGGCGAGCCCGACGAGGGCGACGTAATGGAGCGCGGGCGAGTCGATGGTCGAGGCGACCGCGATCATGCCGAGGCTGATTGCGGTGCCGGCAAAGCCGATCATCAAGAGGCGGCGGCGGCCGATGCGGTCGATGAGGCCCATGCCTACGACGGTCATCGCGACGTTGACGACGCCGACGCCGACCGTCGCCAGCACCTGCGTCTCGACCGAGCCGAAGCCGGAGAGCTGGAACACCTGCGGGGCATAATAGATGACGGCGTTGATGCCAGAGAGCTGCTGCAGCAGGAACAGGCCCATGCCGACGATGAGGGCGGGGCGGACCATCGGCGTGAGCAACGCCGAGAGACCGCTCCCGCGGCTGGCCTGGTCGGCCGTGCGCGCGATCTCGGCGAGCTCCTCGGTCACGACGGCGGCGTTCGGGGCCACGCCGTGAATGCGGGCGATGGTGGCGCGAGCCTCGTCGCGGCGATTGTTGAGCGCGAGCCAGCGCGGCGTGTCGCTGAGGATCAGGATGCCGACGAGGAGGGCGAGGGCCGGCACCATGCCGAGGCCGAACATCAGGCGCCACGAATCGGAGACGAGGTAGCCGACCATGTAGGCGCCGAGGATGCCGAGCGTGATGGCGAGCTGGTAGACCGAGACGAACATGCCGCGCTTCTGCGCCGGCGCGCTCTCGGAGATGTAGAGCGGCGCCACCATGCCCGCGATGCCGATGGCGATGCCGAGGACGAGGCGCGCCGCCGTGAGGAACTGGACCGAAACGGCGGCGGCAGCGAGCGCCGCGCCTACGGTGAACAGAAGGGCGGCGAACACGAGCAGCTTGCGCCGGCCGATCGGCTCGGCCAAGCGGCCGCCGACGAGCGCGCCGAAGAAGGCGCCGAACGGCACCGCCGAGGTCATGATGCCTTCGGCGAGCGGGCCGATGTCGAACTGGGACTTGAGGAGATGCAGGGCGCCGGCGATGACACCCTCGTCGAACCCGAACAGAAAGCCGGCGATCGCGACGACCGCCACGATGAGATAGATCACGGGGCAACCCCTCCCTGCCTATGTTGCCGGCACATTGCATGGGAAGGGGGCCGTCCGCCACCCTCTTTCGGGGGACGGTAAAGGGCGGCGCGCTGCCGCCCCGCACCGAGTGCGGCTAACCTCCGCGGCGCACCATGTGGGCGTAGATCGCAACCGAAATCGTGATCAGCAACCCGTAGATGAACTGCGTCCAGAAGCCCGTCAGGCCGATCGCGATGATGCCCGGCTCCAGCGAGGCGATGATGAGGACGCCGACGAAGGTGCCGATCATCGTGCCCTTCCCGCCGAACACCGAGGTGCCGCCGATGAACACGGCGGCGAGCGTCGTCAGGAGATAGCCCTCGCCGGTGGTCGCCCAGAAGAACAGCATCTGGTTGAGGAGCAGGACCGAGGAGAAGGCGGCGCACACGCCGAGCAGGATGAAGCACTGGATCTTCACCCGGTCGACGTTGATGCCCATCATCCGCGCGCTCGCGGCATTGTCACCGACGAACAGCACGTGGCTACCGAAGCGGTGCCGTTTGTAAACGAGCCCGAGCACGATCGCGAAGGCGAGGAACCAGAGGAACTGCGCCGGGATCAGACCGAAGAGCTGCCCCGTGAAGAGGGGGTGGAGCGGGCTCGAGGTGATCGAGGAGAGGGGAATGCCTTTGCCCTCGGTCAGGACGTTCACGAGGCCGCGCCAGAGGAACATCGTGCCGATCGTCGCGACGATCGAGGGGATGCCGAGCTTGGTCACGAGGAGGCCGTTGATGAGGCCTCCGAGCGCGCCGACCATGAGGCAGAGCACCAGCGCGATCAGGAAGGAGTCGGTGTGGACGTAGACGATGGAGAAGACCCAGCCGGCGAGGCCGTAGATCGAGGGGAAGCTCAGGTCGATCTCGCCGAGGGTGACGATGTAGGTCGCGGCGAGCGCCATGATCCCGAAGAAGGGGATCGAGATCATGAACGAGCGGTAGATGTCGAAGCTCGTGTAGGTGCGGGTGTCGCCGATCAGGAAGATCGCATAGAGCACCACCAGCATCACGATGGTGGAGAGCTGGAAGCGGTGCGTGTGGTGCCAGGGGCGGCCCTGGTGGGCCGGCGATGCGCTCGCGGCGGCGGGCGGCTTCTGAGCTGCGGTCGTGGCCATGTCAGTGCACCCGTCCGGCGTCGTGAAGGGCGATCATCGTGTCGACGAGCTGTTCGCGCGTCAGCTCCGATTTGTGGAAGCGTTCGGCGACGCGGCCGCGGTCCAGGATGACGAACCGGTCGGCCACGTCGTAGACATGGAAGATGTTGTGATCGATGAAGATCGCGGACTTGCCCTGGGCCCGGATCGCCTTGGTGAAGTCGAGCACGCGATCGGTCTCCTTGAGGGAGAGGCCCATGGTCGGCTCGTCGAGAATGATGAGGTCGGCGTCGAAATAGAGCGCGCGGCCGATCGCGACGCCCTGCTTCTCGCCGCCCGAGAGCCCCCTGACCTCGCTGTCGACGGTGATGGCGCGGGAGGTGAAGCCCATGCCGGTGCGCAGGAGCTTCTGTGCCTCGAACTTCTGCTTCTTCACGTCGAGGAAGCCCAGCCAATTGGTGAGCTCGCGACCGGCGAAGATGTTGCGCCAGAGCTCCTGCTGGTCGGCGAGTGCGCGCTCCTGGTAGACGGTCTCGATGCCGAGGAGGCGCGAGGCGCGCACGTCCTTCAGGGTGATGCGCTCGCCCTTGAAGAAGATCTCGCCCTCGGACGGCGCGTGGACGCCGGTGATGATCTTGATCAGCGTGGATTTGCCCGCGCCATTGTCGCCGACGAGGGCGACGATTTCGCCGGAATGGATCTCAAGATCGACGCCTTTCAGAACCTCGATGGGTCCGAAAGACTTTTTGATGCCCTTGAGGGCGAGAAGGGGTTGCGTGGCCATCGGGGCAGTACGCTCGCGACCTGAGGAAACACGAATAGACCCGCGCCGGTTCGGCGCGGGTCCCTGGGGAGGATGGCTCAGCGAATGCCTTCCGCCGCGAGCGGCGCGACCGCGGCGATGTTGTCCTTGGTGATGAGCGCGGCGCCGGTGTCGATATCCATGCCGGCGAAGCCGAACTTCGACGTCAGATAGAGCTGAATGATCGGCAGGTAGCCCTGGAGGAACGGCTGCTGGTCGAGCACGACCGAGACCGCGCCGTCCTCGATCGCCTTGGCGGTCGCGGCGGAGAGGTCGAAGCCCGCGCCGCAGATCTCGCCGGGCTTCTTGCCCGAAGCCTGGATGTAGGCCGGGATCGTGGCGGTGAGCGCGCCGTGGTCGGTGATCACCGCCTTCACGTCGGGATGCGAGGCGACGAAGCTCGAGAACACCGGGATGCCTTGCGCGGCGTCGCCGTTGATGGCGTCCGAGATCTCGAGATAATCGACCTTGAGGCCGGCCTTCTCGAGCGCGTCCTGTACGCCCTTGGTGCGCTGGCCGCGGCCTTCCTGGCCGAGCAGGCCCCAGAGGAAGACGGTGTCGCCGCTCTTCAGGCCGCACGCCTTGATCGCGCCTTCGCCGAGCGCCTGGCCGGCGCCGTAGAGCTTGGCGCCGACATAGCCGAGGCCGTCGCCCTTGTACTGGGCTTCCTTGTTCGGCAGGTCGACGTTCGAGGTCGTGACCAGGATGCCGGCCTGACGGGCCTGGTCGACCAGCGGGCCGAGGGCGGCTTCGCCCGGATGGCCCATGATCGAGATGCCCGTCGGCTTGCGCGCGATGGCCTCGCTGAATTGCTGGACCATCTTCTGCGGATTCCAGTCCGACCAGACATAGTCGACCCGGCAGCCGGTCTGTTCGGCGGCGAGCTTGGCGCCGCTGTAGACGATCGAGGCGAAGCTGTCGCCTTCGGCGCCGCCGGGGAAGAAGACGAAGGTCTTGCCCGCGCAACTCGTGTCCGGCGCGGCCTGCGCCGTGCCCCCCGCCATGGCGAGCGCGAGACAGAGTCCGGCCGCCAATCCCATAACCCTCATTCGTTTTCTCCCCGTAGGCGACCGCCCGCTCGGCAGACGCCGATTGCGATTTCGATTGCCGCTCGGCCGGCGTTGATCGCCAGTCCTGCGCTCGCATGGGTCGGACATTCGAGGCCCAATCCTCATACAAGATGGGTAAGTTAAAAGCCCGGCAACCGACGGTGTCAAGCGCTTCGCGGCTCACCG includes:
- the gnd gene encoding phosphogluconate dehydrogenase (NAD(+)-dependent, decarboxylating) produces the protein MQLGVIGLGRMGGNIARRLMKAGHSCVVFDQNPAAVTDLASAGAVGAANLGDLVAKLDAPRAVWVMLPAGEITESTIAALAAVLSPGDTIIDGGNTFYKDDIRRAASLREKSLHYIDVGTSGGVWGLDRGYCMMIGGDKETVDRLDPIFDTLAPGIGDIPRTPGRETFDSRAERGYIHAGPAGSGHFVKMVHNGIEYGLMQAYAEGFDILQNKDSTELPENERFTFNLADIAEVWRRGSVVSSWLLDLSAMALAENPSLSNFTGSVADSGEGRWTVNAAVEEAVSAEVLTAALFARFRSRQQHTFGERMLSAMRFKFGGHIEQHGN
- a CDS encoding sugar porter family MFS transporter, yielding MIYLIVAVVAIAGFLFGFDEGVIAGALHLLKSQFDIGPLAEGIMTSAVPFGAFFGALVGGRLAEPIGRRKLLVFAALLFTVGAALAAAAVSVQFLTAARLVLGIAIGIAGMVAPLYISESAPAQKRGMFVSVYQLAITLGILGAYMVGYLVSDSWRLMFGLGMVPALALLVGILILSDTPRWLALNNRRDEARATIARIHGVAPNAAVVTEELAEIARTADQASRGSGLSALLTPMVRPALIVGMGLFLLQQLSGINAVIYYAPQVFQLSGFGSVETQVLATVGVGVVNVAMTVVGMGLIDRIGRRRLLMIGFAGTAISLGMIAVASTIDSPALHYVALVGLALYIASFAVSLGPLPFVVMSEIFPLHVRGLGMSIASLSNWGFNFLIVLSFPVLVAAIGLAGVFTIYALICVIGFIFAVRMVPETKGLTLEAIEDHLRSGRSLRSLGRGSLAAAR
- a CDS encoding ABC transporter permease, which encodes MATTAAQKPPAAASASPAHQGRPWHHTHRFQLSTIVMLVVLYAIFLIGDTRTYTSFDIYRSFMISIPFFGIMALAATYIVTLGEIDLSFPSIYGLAGWVFSIVYVHTDSFLIALVLCLMVGALGGLINGLLVTKLGIPSIVATIGTMFLWRGLVNVLTEGKGIPLSSITSSPLHPLFTGQLFGLIPAQFLWFLAFAIVLGLVYKRHRFGSHVLFVGDNAASARMMGINVDRVKIQCFILLGVCAAFSSVLLLNQMLFFWATTGEGYLLTTLAAVFIGGTSVFGGKGTMIGTFVGVLIIASLEPGIIAIGLTGFWTQFIYGLLITISVAIYAHMVRRGG
- a CDS encoding ATP-binding cassette domain-containing protein — its product is MATQPLLALKGIKKSFGPIEVLKGVDLEIHSGEIVALVGDNGAGKSTLIKIITGVHAPSEGEIFFKGERITLKDVRASRLLGIETVYQERALADQQELWRNIFAGRELTNWLGFLDVKKQKFEAQKLLRTGMGFTSRAITVDSEVRGLSGGEKQGVAIGRALYFDADLIILDEPTMGLSLKETDRVLDFTKAIRAQGKSAIFIDHNIFHVYDVADRFVILDRGRVAERFHKSELTREQLVDTMIALHDAGRVH
- a CDS encoding sugar ABC transporter substrate-binding protein, with protein sequence MRVMGLAAGLCLALAMAGGTAQAAPDTSCAGKTFVFFPGGAEGDSFASIVYSGAKLAAEQTGCRVDYVWSDWNPQKMVQQFSEAIARKPTGISIMGHPGEAALGPLVDQARQAGILVTTSNVDLPNKEAQYKGDGLGYVGAKLYGAGQALGEGAIKACGLKSGDTVFLWGLLGQEGRGQRTKGVQDALEKAGLKVDYLEISDAINGDAAQGIPVFSSFVASHPDVKAVITDHGALTATIPAYIQASGKKPGEICGAGFDLSAATAKAIEDGAVSVVLDQQPFLQGYLPIIQLYLTSKFGFAGMDIDTGAALITKDNIAAVAPLAAEGIR